From the genome of Castor canadensis chromosome 4, mCasCan1.hap1v2, whole genome shotgun sequence, one region includes:
- the Cndp2 gene encoding cytosolic non-specific dipeptidase isoform X2 produces the protein MSALTAVFKYIDENQDRYITKLAEWVAIQSVSAWPEKRGEIRRMMETASADIERLGGSVELVDIGKQKLPDGSEIPLPPILLGKLGSDPQKKTVCVYGHLDVQPAALEDGWDSEPFTLVERDGKLYGRGSTDDKGPVAGWMNALEAFQKTGQEVPVNVQFCLEGMEESGSEGLDELIFAQKDKFFKDVDYICISDNYWLGKKKPCITYGLRGICYFFIEVECSDKDLHSGVYGGSVHEAMTDLIFLMGSLTGRKGEILIPGINEAVAPVTDEEQGLYDCIDFDMEEYARDVGAKTLLHGCKKDILMHRWRYPSLSLHGIEGAFSGSGAKTVIPRKVIGKFSIRLVPDMIPEVVSEQVTSYLTEKFAELHSPNSFKVYMGHGGKPWVSDFNHPHYMAGRRAMKTVFGVEPDLTREGGSIPVTLTFQEATGRNVMLLPVGSADDGAHSQNEKLNRHNYIEGTKMLAAYLHEVSQLKD, from the exons ATGTCGGCCCTCACTGCTGTGTTTAAGTATATTGATGAAAACCAGGACCGCTACATTACG AAACTTGCAGAATGGGTGGCTATCCAGAGTGTGTCTGCCTGGCCTGAGAAGAGgggagagatcagaaggatgatgGAGACTGCTTCTGCAGACATTGAGCGGCTGGGGGGCTCCGTGGAGCTGGTGGATATCGGGAAACAAAAG CTCCCTGATGGCTCGGAGATACCACTTCCTCCCATTCTGCTGGGCAAGTTGGGCAGTGACCCCCAGAAGAAAACGGTGTGCGTTTATGGGCATTTGGATGTGCAACCTGCGGCCCTGGAGGATGGCTGGGATAGTGAGCCCTTCACCCTGGTGGAGCGAGATG GCAAATTGTATGGGAGAGGCTCAACTGACGATAAGGGGCCAGTGGCCGGCTGGATGAATGCCCTAGAAGCATTTCAGAAAACTGGTCAG GAGGTTCCTGTCAACGtgcagttctgcctggaaggcaTGGAGGAGTCTGGCTCCGAAGGCCTGGACGAGCTGATTTttgctcagaaagacaagttcTTTAAAGATGTGGATTACATCTGCATTTCTGACAATTACTGGCTGGGGAAGAAGAAGCCTTGTATCACGTACGGCCTCAGGGGTATCTGCTACTTTTTCATTGAG GTGGAATGCAGTGACAAGGACCTCCATTCTGGGGTGTATGGTGGCTCGGTGCATGAGGCCATGACGGATCTCATTTTCCTGATGG GCTCTCTGACAGGCAGGAAAGGGGAAATCCTCATCCCTGGCATCAATGAGGCCGTGGCGCCTGTGACTGACGAGGAGCAGGGGCTGTACGACTGCATCGACTTTGACATGGAGGAGTACGCCAGGGATGTGGGGGCTAAGACCCTTCTGCACGGCTGCAAG AAAGACATCCTGATGCACCGGTGGCGGTacccatccctctccctccatggCATCGAAGGTGCCTTCTCTGGGTCGGGGGCCAAGACTGTGATTCCTAGGAAGGTGATTGGCAAATTCTCCATCAGGCTTGTGCCAGACATGATCCCTGAAGTTGTCAGTGAGCAG GTTACAAGCTACTTGACGGAGAAGTTTGCTGAGCTGCACAGCCCCAACAGCTTTAAGGTGTACATGGGCCATGGTGGGAAGCCCTGGGTGTCTGACTTCAATCACCCTCATTACATGGCTGGGAGAAGAGCGATGAAAACAG TCTTTGGTGTTGAACCAGACTTGACCAGGGAAGGTGGCAGCATTCCTGTGACCTTGACCTTTCAGGAGGCCACAGGCAGGAATGTCATGCTGTTACCAGTGGGGTCGGCAGATGATGGTGCCCACTCTCAGAATGAAAAGCTGAACAG GCATAACTACATAGAAGGAACCAAGATGCTGGCCGCGTATCTGCATGAGGTGTCTCAGCTGAAGGACTGA
- the Cndp2 gene encoding cytosolic non-specific dipeptidase isoform X1 has translation MFVGRSSEWSSRTAKWEIPTPVPYLQSGLIGCTPPKNLQGLQSASKMSALTAVFKYIDENQDRYITKLAEWVAIQSVSAWPEKRGEIRRMMETASADIERLGGSVELVDIGKQKLPDGSEIPLPPILLGKLGSDPQKKTVCVYGHLDVQPAALEDGWDSEPFTLVERDGKLYGRGSTDDKGPVAGWMNALEAFQKTGQEVPVNVQFCLEGMEESGSEGLDELIFAQKDKFFKDVDYICISDNYWLGKKKPCITYGLRGICYFFIEVECSDKDLHSGVYGGSVHEAMTDLIFLMGSLTGRKGEILIPGINEAVAPVTDEEQGLYDCIDFDMEEYARDVGAKTLLHGCKKDILMHRWRYPSLSLHGIEGAFSGSGAKTVIPRKVIGKFSIRLVPDMIPEVVSEQVTSYLTEKFAELHSPNSFKVYMGHGGKPWVSDFNHPHYMAGRRAMKTVFGVEPDLTREGGSIPVTLTFQEATGRNVMLLPVGSADDGAHSQNEKLNRHNYIEGTKMLAAYLHEVSQLKD, from the exons ATGTTTGTAGGGAGGAGTTCAGAATGGAGTTCTCGAACAGCCAAGTGGGAGATTCCTACCCCTGT TCCCTACCTGCAGTCAGGACTGATCGGTTGTACTCCTCCCAAGAACCTCCAAGGTCTTCAGTCAGCTTCCAAGATGTCGGCCCTCACTGCTGTGTTTAAGTATATTGATGAAAACCAGGACCGCTACATTACG AAACTTGCAGAATGGGTGGCTATCCAGAGTGTGTCTGCCTGGCCTGAGAAGAGgggagagatcagaaggatgatgGAGACTGCTTCTGCAGACATTGAGCGGCTGGGGGGCTCCGTGGAGCTGGTGGATATCGGGAAACAAAAG CTCCCTGATGGCTCGGAGATACCACTTCCTCCCATTCTGCTGGGCAAGTTGGGCAGTGACCCCCAGAAGAAAACGGTGTGCGTTTATGGGCATTTGGATGTGCAACCTGCGGCCCTGGAGGATGGCTGGGATAGTGAGCCCTTCACCCTGGTGGAGCGAGATG GCAAATTGTATGGGAGAGGCTCAACTGACGATAAGGGGCCAGTGGCCGGCTGGATGAATGCCCTAGAAGCATTTCAGAAAACTGGTCAG GAGGTTCCTGTCAACGtgcagttctgcctggaaggcaTGGAGGAGTCTGGCTCCGAAGGCCTGGACGAGCTGATTTttgctcagaaagacaagttcTTTAAAGATGTGGATTACATCTGCATTTCTGACAATTACTGGCTGGGGAAGAAGAAGCCTTGTATCACGTACGGCCTCAGGGGTATCTGCTACTTTTTCATTGAG GTGGAATGCAGTGACAAGGACCTCCATTCTGGGGTGTATGGTGGCTCGGTGCATGAGGCCATGACGGATCTCATTTTCCTGATGG GCTCTCTGACAGGCAGGAAAGGGGAAATCCTCATCCCTGGCATCAATGAGGCCGTGGCGCCTGTGACTGACGAGGAGCAGGGGCTGTACGACTGCATCGACTTTGACATGGAGGAGTACGCCAGGGATGTGGGGGCTAAGACCCTTCTGCACGGCTGCAAG AAAGACATCCTGATGCACCGGTGGCGGTacccatccctctccctccatggCATCGAAGGTGCCTTCTCTGGGTCGGGGGCCAAGACTGTGATTCCTAGGAAGGTGATTGGCAAATTCTCCATCAGGCTTGTGCCAGACATGATCCCTGAAGTTGTCAGTGAGCAG GTTACAAGCTACTTGACGGAGAAGTTTGCTGAGCTGCACAGCCCCAACAGCTTTAAGGTGTACATGGGCCATGGTGGGAAGCCCTGGGTGTCTGACTTCAATCACCCTCATTACATGGCTGGGAGAAGAGCGATGAAAACAG TCTTTGGTGTTGAACCAGACTTGACCAGGGAAGGTGGCAGCATTCCTGTGACCTTGACCTTTCAGGAGGCCACAGGCAGGAATGTCATGCTGTTACCAGTGGGGTCGGCAGATGATGGTGCCCACTCTCAGAATGAAAAGCTGAACAG GCATAACTACATAGAAGGAACCAAGATGCTGGCCGCGTATCTGCATGAGGTGTCTCAGCTGAAGGACTGA